The following are encoded together in the Xiphophorus hellerii strain 12219 chromosome 3, Xiphophorus_hellerii-4.1, whole genome shotgun sequence genome:
- the myo1eb gene encoding myosin IEb isoform X4 encodes MGSKERYHWQAQNVKVSGVDDMVLLSKINEDAITDNLKKRYMDDYIFTYIGPVLISVNPFKQLPYFTEREVEMYQGAAQYENPPHIYALADSMYRNMMIDSENQCVIISGESGAGKTVAAKYIMSYVSKVSGGGEKVQRVKDIILQSNPLLEAFGNAKTVRNNNSSRFGKYFEIQFSRGGAPDGGKISNFLLEKSRVVSQNPGERNFHIYYQLLGGASGEQRENLGVTTPDYYFYLNQSGTYTVEDVDDRKDFSDTMAAMSVVGLSLDDQDSVLQLVAGILHLGNIGFREENNYAVVESQDFLAFPSFLLGISQDGLCNKLTSRVMDSKWGGKTESISVTLNTEQACFSRDALSKALYARLFDYLVDCVNKAMQKETEELNIGVLDIYGFEIFQKNGFEQFCINFVNEKLQQIFIELTLKAEQEEYVQEGIRWTPIEYFNNKVVCDLIESKLNPPGVMSVLDDVCATMHAKGEGADQTLLQKLQGQIGTHEHFSSWNRGFIIHHYAGKVSYDVGGFCERNRDVLFNDIIELMQSSEYLFIRALFPENLEVEKRGRPTTASSKIKKQANSLVQTLMKCTPHYIRCIKPNETKRPRDWEETRVRHQVEYLGLRENIRVRRAGYAYRRVFNKFLHRYAILTRETWPEWRGEQRQGVLHLLRSVNMDQDQFQLGTAKVFIKAPESLFLLEEMRERKFNGYARVIQKAWRKHIAVRKYVRMREEASDILLNKKERRKNSINRNFVGDYIGTDNHPEIRQFVGRRERIDFSDVVVKFDRRFKTTKCDLILTPKFLYLIGREKVKQGPDKGQIREVLKRKIQLNRIQSVSLSTLQDDFFVVHEEEYDSVLQSVFKTEFLSLLVKRYQENTDRKLALKFNNLLEFKVKKGRHLFSSSGSRQIQFQAGQGDEVVLKPSGKVLHVSIGPGLPKNSRPTRKDNRKSRYMGGQAPPTYQNHSGPAPSRGSTLRQQSSMDQPTLPRLQNQHRPSNQLIQNQDMGFMNVPDQGAAGFHRRLSKEVKPVPGAGRPKPKPRSPQCKALYAYDAQDTDELSFNADDVIEILTEDPSGWWFGRLRGKEGMFPGNYVEKI; translated from the exons ATG GGCAGCAAGGAGCGGTACCACTGGCAGGCCCAGAACGTGAAGGTGAGCGGAGTGGACGACATGGTTCTGCTGTCCAAGATCAACGAGGACGCCATCACCGACAACCTGAAGAAGAGATACATGGACGACTACATCTTC ACTTACATCGGGCCGGTTCTGATCTCAGTGAACCCGTTCAAACAGCTGCCGTACTTCACAGAGAGAGAGGTGGAGATGTACCAGGGAGCG GCGCAGTACGAGAACCCGCCCCACATCTACGCTCTGGCCGACTCCATGTACCGGAACATGATGATCGACAGCGAGAACCAGTGCGTCATCATCAG CGGCGAGAGCGGAGCTGGGAAAACCGTCGCCGCCAAGTACATCATGAGCTACGTGTCCAAAGTGTccggaggaggagagaaagtgCAG CGGGTCAAAGACATCATCCTGCAGTCCAACCCCCTGCTGGAGGCTTTTGGTAACGCAAAGACGGTCCGCAACAACAACTCCAGCCGATTT GGAAAGTACTTTGAGATCCAGTTCAGCCGGGGTGGAGCTCCTGACGGAGGGAAAATCTCCAACTTCCTGCTGGAGAAAAGCCGAGTCGTCTCCCAGAACCCCGGAGAGAGGAACTTTCACATCTACTACCAG CTTCTGGGCGGAGCCAGCGGGGAGCAGAGGGAGAACCTGGGGGTCACGACCCCGGACTACTACTTCTACCTGAACCAGTCAGGAACGTACACGGTGGAGGATGTGGACGACAGGAAGGACTTCTCCGATACCATG GCCGCCATGTCCGTCGTGGGTCTGTCTCTGGACGATCAGGACTCGGTTCTGCAGCTGGTCGCAGGAATCCTTCACCTGGGGAACATCGGCTTCCGGGAGGAGAACAACTACGCCGTGGTGGAAAGCCAGGACT TCCTGGCGTTCCCGTCCTTCCTGCTGGGAATCTCTCAGGACGGACTCTGCAACAAGCTCACCAGCCGGGTCATGGACAGCAAGTGGGGCGGCAAGACCGAGTCCATCTCCGTCACCCTGAACACGGAGCAGGCCTGCTTCTCCAGGGACGCCCTGTCCAAAGCGCTCTACGCCCGCCTCTTCGACTACCTGGTGGAC TGCGTCAACAAGGCCATGCAGAAGGAGACGGAGGAGCTGAACATCGGAGTCCTGGACATCTACGGCTTCGAGATCTTCCAG aAAAACGGTTTTGAACAATTCTGCATCAACTTTGTGAACGAGAAGCTGCAGCAGATCTTCATTGAGCTGACGCTGAAGGCCGAGCAG gaggAGTACGTCCAGGAGGGGATCCGTTGGACCCCCATTGAGTATTTCAACAATAAGGTGGTCTGTGACCTCATTGAGTCCAAACTG AATCCTCCTGGGGTGATGAGCGTCCTGGACGACGTCTGCGCCACGATGCACGCCAAGGGGGAGGGGGCGGACCAGACGctgctgcagaagctgcaggGACAAATCGGGACCCACGAGCATTTCAGCAGCTGGAACCGCGGCTTCATCATCCACCACTACGCTGGCAAG GTGTCGTATGATGTCGGCGGGTTCTGTGAGCGGAACCGGGATGTCCTCTTCAATGACATCATCGAGTTGATGCAGAGCAGCGAGTA TCTGTTCATCAGAGCGCTGTTCCCGGAGAACCTGGAGGTGGAAAAACGAGGCCGGCCGACCACGGCCAGCAGCAAGATCAAG AAACAGGCCAACAGTCTGGTCCAGACCCTGATGAAGTGCACGCCCCATTACATCCGGTGCATCAAACCCAACGAGACCAAGCGGCCTCGAGACTGGGAGGAGACCCGGGTCCGGCACCAGGTGGAGTACCTGGGCCTGCGGGAGAACATCCGGGTCCGCCGGGCCGGATACGCTTACCGCCGTGTCTTCAACAAGTTCCTGCACAG GTACGCCATCCTGACCAGAGAGACCTGGCCCGAGTGGCGGGGCGAGCAGCGCCAGGGCGTCCTGCACCTGCTGCGCTCCGTCAACATGGATCAGGACCAGTTCCAGCTGGGGACAGCCAAGGTCTTCATCAAAGCTCCGGAGTCG CTCTTCCTGCTGGAGGAGATGCGCGAGAGGAAATTCAACGGCTACGCCCGCGTCATCCAGAAGGCGTGGCGCAAACACATCGCCGTCCGCAAATACGTCAGGATGAGGGAGGAAG CCTCAGACATTCTGCTGAACAAGAAGGAACGCCGCAAGAACAGCATCAACAGGAACTTTGTGGGCGACTACATTGGAACCGACAACCACCCTGAGATCCGGCAGTTTGTGGGTCGCCGAGAGAGAATCGATTTTTCTGACGTGGTCGTCAAGTTCGACCGACGCTTCAAG ACGACGAAGTGTGACCTCATCCTGACCCCAAAGTTCCTGTATCTGATTGGCCGAGAGAAGGTGAAGCAAGGTCCGGATAAGGGTCAGATCCGTGAGGTTCTTAAGAGGAAGATCCAGCTCAACCGGATCCAGTCAGTTTCTCTCAG CACGCTGCAGGACGACTTCTTCGTCGTCCATGAGGAAGAGTACGACAGCGTCCTGCAGAGCGTCTTCAAGACCGAGTTCCTCAGTCTGCTGGTGAAACGGTACCAGGAGAACACGGACCGCAAGCTGGCGCTGAAGTTCAACAACCT CCTGGAGTTCAAGGTGAAGAAGGGCCGCCATCTCTTCAGCTCGTCCGGTTCCAGGCAGATCCAGTTCCAGGCGGGCCAGGGAGATGAGGTGGTTCTGAAGCCCAGTGGTAAGGTTCTGCACGTCTCCATCGGGCCGGGCCTCCCAAAGAACTCCA GACCGACCCGGAAGGATAACCGCAAGAGCCGCTACATGGGCGGCCAGGCTCCGCCCACCTACCAGAACCACTCAG gccccgccccctccagAGGGTCCACTCTAAGGCAGCAGTCCAGCATGGACCAACCCACCCTGCCCCGCCTCCAGAACCAGCACCGGCCCAGCAAccagctgatccagaaccaggACATGGGCTTCATGAACGTCCCTGACCAGGGAGCGGCGGG GTTCCACAGGCGTCTCTCCAAGGAGGTGAAGCCGGTTCCGGGAGCGGGTCGGCCTAAACCCAAACCTCGGTCCCCCCAGTGCAAAGCTCTGTACGCCTACGATGCCCAGGACACCGACGAGCTGAGCTTCAACGCCGACGACGTCATCGAGATCCTCACTGAAG
- the myo1eb gene encoding myosin IEb isoform X5, whose product MGSKERYHWQAQNVKVSGVDDMVLLSKINEDAITDNLKKRYMDDYIFTYIGPVLISVNPFKQLPYFTEREVEMYQGAAQYENPPHIYALADSMYRNMMIDSENQCVIISGESGAGKTVAAKYIMSYVSKVSGGGEKVQRVKDIILQSNPLLEAFGNAKTVRNNNSSRFGKYFEIQFSRGGAPDGGKISNFLLEKSRVVSQNPGERNFHIYYQLLGGASGEQRENLGVTTPDYYFYLNQSGTYTVEDVDDRKDFSDTMAAMSVVGLSLDDQDSVLQLVAGILHLGNIGFREENNYAVVESQDFLAFPSFLLGISQDGLCNKLTSRVMDSKWGGKTESISVTLNTEQACFSRDALSKALYARLFDYLVDCVNKAMQKETEELNIGVLDIYGFEIFQKNGFEQFCINFVNEKLQQIFIELTLKAEQEEYVQEGIRWTPIEYFNNKVVCDLIESKLNPPGVMSVLDDVCATMHAKGEGADQTLLQKLQGQIGTHEHFSSWNRGFIIHHYAGKVSYDVGGFCERNRDVLFNDIIELMQSSEYLFIRALFPENLEVEKRGRPTTASSKIKKQANSLVQTLMKCTPHYIRCIKPNETKRPRDWEETRVRHQVEYLGLRENIRVRRAGYAYRRVFNKFLHRYAILTRETWPEWRGEQRQGVLHLLRSVNMDQDQFQLGTAKVFIKAPESLFLLEEMRERKFNGYARVIQKAWRKHIAVRKYVRMREEASDILLNKKERRKNSINRNFVGDYIGTDNHPEIRQFVGRRERIDFSDVVVKFDRRFKTTKCDLILTPKFLYLIGREKVKQGPDKGQIREVLKRKIQLNRIQSVSLSTLQDDFFVVHEEEYDSVLQSVFKTEFLSLLVKRYQENTDRKLALKFNNLLEFKVKKGRHLFSSSGSRQIQFQAGQGDEVVLKPSGKVLHVSIGPGLPKNSRPTRKDNRKSRYMGGQAPPTYQNHSAPPPEGPL is encoded by the exons ATG GGCAGCAAGGAGCGGTACCACTGGCAGGCCCAGAACGTGAAGGTGAGCGGAGTGGACGACATGGTTCTGCTGTCCAAGATCAACGAGGACGCCATCACCGACAACCTGAAGAAGAGATACATGGACGACTACATCTTC ACTTACATCGGGCCGGTTCTGATCTCAGTGAACCCGTTCAAACAGCTGCCGTACTTCACAGAGAGAGAGGTGGAGATGTACCAGGGAGCG GCGCAGTACGAGAACCCGCCCCACATCTACGCTCTGGCCGACTCCATGTACCGGAACATGATGATCGACAGCGAGAACCAGTGCGTCATCATCAG CGGCGAGAGCGGAGCTGGGAAAACCGTCGCCGCCAAGTACATCATGAGCTACGTGTCCAAAGTGTccggaggaggagagaaagtgCAG CGGGTCAAAGACATCATCCTGCAGTCCAACCCCCTGCTGGAGGCTTTTGGTAACGCAAAGACGGTCCGCAACAACAACTCCAGCCGATTT GGAAAGTACTTTGAGATCCAGTTCAGCCGGGGTGGAGCTCCTGACGGAGGGAAAATCTCCAACTTCCTGCTGGAGAAAAGCCGAGTCGTCTCCCAGAACCCCGGAGAGAGGAACTTTCACATCTACTACCAG CTTCTGGGCGGAGCCAGCGGGGAGCAGAGGGAGAACCTGGGGGTCACGACCCCGGACTACTACTTCTACCTGAACCAGTCAGGAACGTACACGGTGGAGGATGTGGACGACAGGAAGGACTTCTCCGATACCATG GCCGCCATGTCCGTCGTGGGTCTGTCTCTGGACGATCAGGACTCGGTTCTGCAGCTGGTCGCAGGAATCCTTCACCTGGGGAACATCGGCTTCCGGGAGGAGAACAACTACGCCGTGGTGGAAAGCCAGGACT TCCTGGCGTTCCCGTCCTTCCTGCTGGGAATCTCTCAGGACGGACTCTGCAACAAGCTCACCAGCCGGGTCATGGACAGCAAGTGGGGCGGCAAGACCGAGTCCATCTCCGTCACCCTGAACACGGAGCAGGCCTGCTTCTCCAGGGACGCCCTGTCCAAAGCGCTCTACGCCCGCCTCTTCGACTACCTGGTGGAC TGCGTCAACAAGGCCATGCAGAAGGAGACGGAGGAGCTGAACATCGGAGTCCTGGACATCTACGGCTTCGAGATCTTCCAG aAAAACGGTTTTGAACAATTCTGCATCAACTTTGTGAACGAGAAGCTGCAGCAGATCTTCATTGAGCTGACGCTGAAGGCCGAGCAG gaggAGTACGTCCAGGAGGGGATCCGTTGGACCCCCATTGAGTATTTCAACAATAAGGTGGTCTGTGACCTCATTGAGTCCAAACTG AATCCTCCTGGGGTGATGAGCGTCCTGGACGACGTCTGCGCCACGATGCACGCCAAGGGGGAGGGGGCGGACCAGACGctgctgcagaagctgcaggGACAAATCGGGACCCACGAGCATTTCAGCAGCTGGAACCGCGGCTTCATCATCCACCACTACGCTGGCAAG GTGTCGTATGATGTCGGCGGGTTCTGTGAGCGGAACCGGGATGTCCTCTTCAATGACATCATCGAGTTGATGCAGAGCAGCGAGTA TCTGTTCATCAGAGCGCTGTTCCCGGAGAACCTGGAGGTGGAAAAACGAGGCCGGCCGACCACGGCCAGCAGCAAGATCAAG AAACAGGCCAACAGTCTGGTCCAGACCCTGATGAAGTGCACGCCCCATTACATCCGGTGCATCAAACCCAACGAGACCAAGCGGCCTCGAGACTGGGAGGAGACCCGGGTCCGGCACCAGGTGGAGTACCTGGGCCTGCGGGAGAACATCCGGGTCCGCCGGGCCGGATACGCTTACCGCCGTGTCTTCAACAAGTTCCTGCACAG GTACGCCATCCTGACCAGAGAGACCTGGCCCGAGTGGCGGGGCGAGCAGCGCCAGGGCGTCCTGCACCTGCTGCGCTCCGTCAACATGGATCAGGACCAGTTCCAGCTGGGGACAGCCAAGGTCTTCATCAAAGCTCCGGAGTCG CTCTTCCTGCTGGAGGAGATGCGCGAGAGGAAATTCAACGGCTACGCCCGCGTCATCCAGAAGGCGTGGCGCAAACACATCGCCGTCCGCAAATACGTCAGGATGAGGGAGGAAG CCTCAGACATTCTGCTGAACAAGAAGGAACGCCGCAAGAACAGCATCAACAGGAACTTTGTGGGCGACTACATTGGAACCGACAACCACCCTGAGATCCGGCAGTTTGTGGGTCGCCGAGAGAGAATCGATTTTTCTGACGTGGTCGTCAAGTTCGACCGACGCTTCAAG ACGACGAAGTGTGACCTCATCCTGACCCCAAAGTTCCTGTATCTGATTGGCCGAGAGAAGGTGAAGCAAGGTCCGGATAAGGGTCAGATCCGTGAGGTTCTTAAGAGGAAGATCCAGCTCAACCGGATCCAGTCAGTTTCTCTCAG CACGCTGCAGGACGACTTCTTCGTCGTCCATGAGGAAGAGTACGACAGCGTCCTGCAGAGCGTCTTCAAGACCGAGTTCCTCAGTCTGCTGGTGAAACGGTACCAGGAGAACACGGACCGCAAGCTGGCGCTGAAGTTCAACAACCT CCTGGAGTTCAAGGTGAAGAAGGGCCGCCATCTCTTCAGCTCGTCCGGTTCCAGGCAGATCCAGTTCCAGGCGGGCCAGGGAGATGAGGTGGTTCTGAAGCCCAGTGGTAAGGTTCTGCACGTCTCCATCGGGCCGGGCCTCCCAAAGAACTCCA GACCGACCCGGAAGGATAACCGCAAGAGCCGCTACATGGGCGGCCAGGCTCCGCCCACCTACCAGAACCACTCAG cgccccctccagAGGGTCCACTCTAA